The proteins below come from a single Aegilops tauschii subsp. strangulata cultivar AL8/78 chromosome 6, Aet v6.0, whole genome shotgun sequence genomic window:
- the LOC109753391 gene encoding phenolic glucoside malonyltransferase 1-like, with protein sequence MPEEEAVMPRNRSGNMPPMVRTRSTTAVPLPLAGGTELPEPGRLVPLSPFDAFWVALPPVRRVFLFRSLPGVPFSDVAGTLRSSLAQVLPAFHPFAGALTYSPDSRALSIVLPDEWEGGSCGGVTFVEAEADLDFERLVEEAAEHDQDALGQLVPDIRRDQLPAPVMAAQVTEFVGGGGGVALGVAVHHTAADGRGIWRFLEMWAAAAAGVEVGRVPAGSAPLHDRRLVRFHGDEELAGLFLRQIAPNLPTIAPRQDPALDGRRRLSRRTFTFAAPAVQRLKQRLASAANIGTAPSTFAALAAHGWVSIARASGFADDAPVFAAFLADCRAYMSPPAPDAYAGNCVALCMASLCGSVLAGPDGPARALLAVREAVAEVKRDPLRDRARWWTKFTAIPPGRKVVLVGSPWFPAYGPDFGFGRPARVELASMNHDGEMVLVAGREAGSVQASVSIAAGKMQAFRDVFMAE encoded by the exons ATGCCAGAAGAGGAAGCTGTGATGCCAAGGAACAGATCGGGAAACATGCCGCCCATGGTGCGCACAAGGAGCACCACCGCCGTCCCACTCCCACTCGCCGGCGGCACGGAGCTCCCGGAGCCCGGCCGGCTCGTCCCGCTGTCCCCGTTCGACGCGTTCTGGGTGGCGCTGCCCCCAGTCCGCCGCGTCTTCCTCTTCCGCTCCCTGCCAGGCGTCCCGTTCTCTGACGTCGCcggcaccctcaggtcctccctCGCGCAAGTGCTCCCAGCCTTCCACCCCTTCGCCGGCGCACTCACATACTCGCCGGACTCGCGCGCTCTGTCGATCGTCCTCCCGGACGAGTGGGAGGGCGGCTCCTGCGGAGGCGTCACGTTCGTCGAGGCCGAGGCGGACCTCGATTTCGAGCGGCTCGTCGAGGAGGCGGCAGAACACGACCAGGACGCTCTCGGACAGCTTGTCCCGGACATCCGCCGGGACCAGCTCCCGGCGCCCGTGATGGCCGCGCAG GTGACGGAGTTCGTCGGTGGCGGCGGTGGCGTGGCACTGGGGGTGGCCGTGCACCATACGGCGGCGGACGGCCGCGGCATTTGGCGGTTCTTGGAGATGtgggcggcggcagcggccggtGTTGAGGTTGGCCGGGTGCCCGCCGGGTCGGCTCCGCTGCATGACCGGAGGCTGGTGCGGTTCCACGGCGACGAAGAGCTCGCCGGGCTGTTCTTGCGGCAAATCGCCCCGAACTTGCCCACG ATTGCTCCGAGGCAAGATCCCGCGCTCGACGGCCGGCGTCGCCTCAGCCGGCGAACCTTCACCTTCGCCGCGCCCGCGGTGCAGCGTCTCAAGCAGAGGCTTGCGTCCGCGGCGAACATCGGCACGGCGCCGTCCACCTTCGCCGCCCTGGCGGCGCACGGGTGGGTGTCCATCGCGCGCGCCAGCGGCTTCGCCGACGACGCGCCGGTGTTCGCCGCCTTCCTCGCGGACTGCCGCGCCTACATGTCGCCCCCGGCGCCGGACGCCTACGCCGGCAACTGCGTCGCGCTCTGCATGGCCTCACTGTGCGGGTCGGTGCTCGCGGGGCCGGACGGGCCCGCCCGCGCGCTCCTGGCTGTCAGGGAGGCCGTCGCGGAGGTGAAGCGCGACCCGCTCCGCGACCGCGCCCGTTGGTGGACCAAGTTCACGGCCATCCCGCCCGGCCGCAAGGTCGTCCTAGTAGGGTCGCCGTGGTTCCCCGCGTACGGGCCGGACTTCGGGTTCGGGAGGCcggcgagggtggagctggcgtCCATGAACCACGACGGCGAGATGGTGCTCGTCGCCGGGAGGGAGGCCGGCTCGGTGCAGGCTTCAGTGTCGATTGCCGCGGGGAAGATGCAGGCGTTCCGCGACGTGTTCATGGCTGAATGA